Proteins encoded together in one Tripterygium wilfordii isolate XIE 37 chromosome 14, ASM1340144v1, whole genome shotgun sequence window:
- the LOC120015613 gene encoding calmodulin-binding transcription activator 3-like isoform X4, which translates to MCKILQNYQRFQLSHDPPNRPAGGSLFLFDRKVPRYFRKDGHRWRKKKDGKTVKEAHEKLKTGSVDVLHCYYAHGEDNGNFQRRCYWMLDGQLEHIVLVHYRDVKEKSSSGSHLLADLDSQLESTQRSSVPCFSQAASPTTVPTSFVSSLNRVDWNGHTLASEFQDVNSGDDFGAYAIETYFTTGMEKRYLHSSSLVPPPCFVDFKTSSGHVNGVPDEKVLTEKCCTTDFFTPKLTDARLDENGPIRSSLNSRDSLITNVGGAQELTTTSQRGQLSRSMVLIC; encoded by the exons ATGTGTAAAATACTCCAGAACTACCAAAGGTTCCAGTTGAGTCATGATCCACCTAACAGGCCTGCAG GTGGTTCTTTGTTCTTATTTGACCGTAAGGTGCCTCGCTATTTTCGTAAAGATGGTCACCGttggaggaagaaaaaagatggGAAAACTGTCAAAGAAGCCCATGAAAAGTTGAAG ACGGGAAGTGTGGATGTGCTCCATTGCTACTATGCCCATGGGGAGGACAATGGAAACTTTCAGCGACGATGTTATTGGATGCTTGATGG GCAATTGGAGCACATTGTACTTGTGCATTACAGAGATGTCAAAGAG AAGTCATCTAGTGGCTCACATTTGCTAGCAGATTTGGATTCTCAGCTTGAAAGCACTCAAAGAAGCTCTGTCCCTTGCTTTTCTCAGGCAGCCTCACCTACTACGGTTCCAACATCTTTTGTCTCAAGTCTTAATAGAGTTGATTGGAATGGGCATACATTAGCTTCAGAGTTTCAAGATGTTAATTCTGGGGATGATTTTGGGGCTTATGCAATTGAGACCTACTTCACAACTGGAATGGAAAAACGTTATCTTCATTCTTCCAGTTTGGTCCCACCTCCATGTTTTGTGGATTTCAAAACCTCAAGCGGACATGTAAATGGTGTGCCAGACGAGAAAGTTTTAACCGAAAAGTGTTGTACAACTGACTTCTTTACTCCCAAACTTACTGATGCTAGATTGGATGAGAACGGCCCCATTCGGAGTAGTTTGAATTCTCGAGATAGTTTGATTACTAACGTAGGAGGTGCCCAGGAACTAACAACTACTTCACAAAGAGGACAG TTGTCAAGGAGCATGGTTTTAATTTGTTAA
- the LOC120015613 gene encoding calmodulin-binding transcription activator 3-like isoform X2 codes for MAESRRYLTNQHLDLDQFLQEAQYRWLRLVEMCKILQNYQRFQLSHDPPNRPAGGSLFLFDRKVPRYFRKDGHRWRKKKDGKTVKEAHEKLKTGSVDVLHCYYAHGEDNGNFQRRCYWMLDGQLEHIVLVHYRDVKESSSGSHLLADLDSQLESTQRSSVPCFSQAASPTTVPTSFVSSLNRVDWNGHTLASEFQDVNSGDDFGAYAIETYFTTGMEKRYLHSSSLVPPPCFVDFKTSSGHVNGVPDEKVLTEKCCTTDFFTPKLTDARLDENGPIRSSLNSRDSLITNVGGAQELTTTSQRGQLSRSMVLIC; via the exons ACCTAGATCAGTTCTTGCAAGAAGCACAATACCGCTGGCTTCGTCTGGTTGAAATGTGTAAAATACTCCAGAACTACCAAAGGTTCCAGTTGAGTCATGATCCACCTAACAGGCCTGCAG GTGGTTCTTTGTTCTTATTTGACCGTAAGGTGCCTCGCTATTTTCGTAAAGATGGTCACCGttggaggaagaaaaaagatggGAAAACTGTCAAAGAAGCCCATGAAAAGTTGAAG ACGGGAAGTGTGGATGTGCTCCATTGCTACTATGCCCATGGGGAGGACAATGGAAACTTTCAGCGACGATGTTATTGGATGCTTGATGG GCAATTGGAGCACATTGTACTTGTGCATTACAGAGATGTCAAAGAG TCATCTAGTGGCTCACATTTGCTAGCAGATTTGGATTCTCAGCTTGAAAGCACTCAAAGAAGCTCTGTCCCTTGCTTTTCTCAGGCAGCCTCACCTACTACGGTTCCAACATCTTTTGTCTCAAGTCTTAATAGAGTTGATTGGAATGGGCATACATTAGCTTCAGAGTTTCAAGATGTTAATTCTGGGGATGATTTTGGGGCTTATGCAATTGAGACCTACTTCACAACTGGAATGGAAAAACGTTATCTTCATTCTTCCAGTTTGGTCCCACCTCCATGTTTTGTGGATTTCAAAACCTCAAGCGGACATGTAAATGGTGTGCCAGACGAGAAAGTTTTAACCGAAAAGTGTTGTACAACTGACTTCTTTACTCCCAAACTTACTGATGCTAGATTGGATGAGAACGGCCCCATTCGGAGTAGTTTGAATTCTCGAGATAGTTTGATTACTAACGTAGGAGGTGCCCAGGAACTAACAACTACTTCACAAAGAGGACAG TTGTCAAGGAGCATGGTTTTAATTTGTTAA
- the LOC120015613 gene encoding calmodulin-binding transcription activator 3-like isoform X1, with amino-acid sequence MAESRRYLTNQHLDLDQFLQEAQYRWLRLVEMCKILQNYQRFQLSHDPPNRPAGGSLFLFDRKVPRYFRKDGHRWRKKKDGKTVKEAHEKLKTGSVDVLHCYYAHGEDNGNFQRRCYWMLDGQLEHIVLVHYRDVKEKSSSGSHLLADLDSQLESTQRSSVPCFSQAASPTTVPTSFVSSLNRVDWNGHTLASEFQDVNSGDDFGAYAIETYFTTGMEKRYLHSSSLVPPPCFVDFKTSSGHVNGVPDEKVLTEKCCTTDFFTPKLTDARLDENGPIRSSLNSRDSLITNVGGAQELTTTSQRGQLSRSMVLIC; translated from the exons ACCTAGATCAGTTCTTGCAAGAAGCACAATACCGCTGGCTTCGTCTGGTTGAAATGTGTAAAATACTCCAGAACTACCAAAGGTTCCAGTTGAGTCATGATCCACCTAACAGGCCTGCAG GTGGTTCTTTGTTCTTATTTGACCGTAAGGTGCCTCGCTATTTTCGTAAAGATGGTCACCGttggaggaagaaaaaagatggGAAAACTGTCAAAGAAGCCCATGAAAAGTTGAAG ACGGGAAGTGTGGATGTGCTCCATTGCTACTATGCCCATGGGGAGGACAATGGAAACTTTCAGCGACGATGTTATTGGATGCTTGATGG GCAATTGGAGCACATTGTACTTGTGCATTACAGAGATGTCAAAGAG AAGTCATCTAGTGGCTCACATTTGCTAGCAGATTTGGATTCTCAGCTTGAAAGCACTCAAAGAAGCTCTGTCCCTTGCTTTTCTCAGGCAGCCTCACCTACTACGGTTCCAACATCTTTTGTCTCAAGTCTTAATAGAGTTGATTGGAATGGGCATACATTAGCTTCAGAGTTTCAAGATGTTAATTCTGGGGATGATTTTGGGGCTTATGCAATTGAGACCTACTTCACAACTGGAATGGAAAAACGTTATCTTCATTCTTCCAGTTTGGTCCCACCTCCATGTTTTGTGGATTTCAAAACCTCAAGCGGACATGTAAATGGTGTGCCAGACGAGAAAGTTTTAACCGAAAAGTGTTGTACAACTGACTTCTTTACTCCCAAACTTACTGATGCTAGATTGGATGAGAACGGCCCCATTCGGAGTAGTTTGAATTCTCGAGATAGTTTGATTACTAACGTAGGAGGTGCCCAGGAACTAACAACTACTTCACAAAGAGGACAG TTGTCAAGGAGCATGGTTTTAATTTGTTAA
- the LOC120015613 gene encoding calmodulin-binding transcription activator 3-like isoform X3: MAESRRYLTNQHLDLDQFLQEAQYRWLRLVEMCKILQNYQRFQLSHDPPNRPAGGSLFLFDRKVPRYFRKDGHRWRKKKDGKTVKEAHEKLKTGSVDVLHCYYAHGEDNGNFQRRCYWMLDGQLEHIVLVHYRDVKEAASPTTVPTSFVSSLNRVDWNGHTLASEFQDVNSGDDFGAYAIETYFTTGMEKRYLHSSSLVPPPCFVDFKTSSGHVNGVPDEKVLTEKCCTTDFFTPKLTDARLDENGPIRSSLNSRDSLITNVGGAQELTTTSQRGQLSRSMVLIC; this comes from the exons ACCTAGATCAGTTCTTGCAAGAAGCACAATACCGCTGGCTTCGTCTGGTTGAAATGTGTAAAATACTCCAGAACTACCAAAGGTTCCAGTTGAGTCATGATCCACCTAACAGGCCTGCAG GTGGTTCTTTGTTCTTATTTGACCGTAAGGTGCCTCGCTATTTTCGTAAAGATGGTCACCGttggaggaagaaaaaagatggGAAAACTGTCAAAGAAGCCCATGAAAAGTTGAAG ACGGGAAGTGTGGATGTGCTCCATTGCTACTATGCCCATGGGGAGGACAATGGAAACTTTCAGCGACGATGTTATTGGATGCTTGATGG GCAATTGGAGCACATTGTACTTGTGCATTACAGAGATGTCAAAGAG GCAGCCTCACCTACTACGGTTCCAACATCTTTTGTCTCAAGTCTTAATAGAGTTGATTGGAATGGGCATACATTAGCTTCAGAGTTTCAAGATGTTAATTCTGGGGATGATTTTGGGGCTTATGCAATTGAGACCTACTTCACAACTGGAATGGAAAAACGTTATCTTCATTCTTCCAGTTTGGTCCCACCTCCATGTTTTGTGGATTTCAAAACCTCAAGCGGACATGTAAATGGTGTGCCAGACGAGAAAGTTTTAACCGAAAAGTGTTGTACAACTGACTTCTTTACTCCCAAACTTACTGATGCTAGATTGGATGAGAACGGCCCCATTCGGAGTAGTTTGAATTCTCGAGATAGTTTGATTACTAACGTAGGAGGTGCCCAGGAACTAACAACTACTTCACAAAGAGGACAG TTGTCAAGGAGCATGGTTTTAATTTGTTAA